The DNA sequence tttttaaattaattatcaaaatagaaAAGGTTTTGAGTATGTTTGGTGTAACTTAGTTAGCTTTTGAATACGATTTAGTCAAAATTTTACTAAATCAACTCAAATTTTTATTAAACTATTTggtcataattatttttttttcttttttatttttacaggatttgtgataattaattattaaaattaaatattttttgaataggTATTATGATCAAGTGTAACTTTGTCAGCTTCTATTAAACCAATCGAAACTTTCACAGAACCAATAGGACATGGATCTTAATATGATtagcattattattttttaagattttataataattaatcatCATGAATCGAACCTTTGTCTATAAcataatatgaatatatatatatatatatatatatatatatatatatatatatatatatatatatataagattgagaaatcttatatatatatatatatatatatatatatatatatatatatatatgttatggtTAAAAGATATAAAATAAGATTGAGAAATACCTAAAACTATTTTATTAgagactaaaaataaaatatcatgccGAGCTTAACAGTATATGcaaaaaaaagagagataaaaTTGACTGTCATCCTAATAATAATGTCATCGGCTGCCAATCTATGAGCTATCGTTCTCATGTTTCTATTAACACGTTGATCTCTTCAACCAACCTCTCAAAATGTCCTTTTAAAATGATAACAAGCCACCTAACCAAACTATGAGTCCGATCAAATCCAAATATTTAtccatcctttttctttttgctacGAGAAAGCCGCCATATATCATCTTTTCCttacctaattttttttttatattcgaaCTATGCATGAAATTTCATCGATACCCATCACATTCAATTATAATAGTAGAATTAAGATCAAAGGTATTAGTGCTATTTGTTTTTAATTCTTCATAGTTATTCCTTTTATCATTACTCCTCTTCAAATCTTGCATTAGTCAAAGCAAAGCATTACTAGTAGTTTATACtaaacaaaatgataagttaattaTCCCGTCGAATTAGATTGGGATTGATCTTCCTCCAAAGGGAATTGGCATGAAAACATAGGCAAGAGAAGTTATACTCAATTCTCCAAACTATCAAAACCTTTTGAATCTCTCATGTATTTTTCTATGATGCTTAAGTTTATCTCTCACTTCTAATATGAGATTAAATCGAAAGGCTATTAAAGTAACTCTAATGGCCATGGACTTTAAACACTCTATCTCATTTCCACACTCCAAAACAAGTGGATGATTTAGAGGaagattattttaaaattatgaccaACTTTATCAACGTTCCGAGAATGCAcataatatataatagaattatAGATTCGATCATCTTAGTATGTtggatcaaaataaataaataaaaataaattgagaATTTGGGAGTCCAATAATTCAATTTCGTGTCTCggctttttttttacttttacttaagGATCATTTAGGCCATCAGTATCAAATACTGATATTAAAAAATGTGTGATGATAATGATTGATCTACCTTTTATTAGTCTATAATCATATAGCTATGCACAATAATTAAAATAGAAGTAATGGAATCTTTGTGGCGATTGGAGATCTTGTTGTCTCCACATTTTAATGTGTTAAGTTTGTCGTATGATCTTATCCATGCACGTAACATCAATATAGATAATGTGGCCAACAACAACTCATAGATAATATAGAACTTAAAGTATCATTAATcagatgaagaaatttattttagtAAAAGATTTAGGATGAAACAATGCAAATGGGTTATATTAATGTGGAATAGGAGACACTATCTGTAACACCCCTAATTAATTTCGTATCAAAAGtaaataagattaaaaattaatttatacggATCTAATCgatgtattattattaactttagtGTTAACTAATGGTTTGGGTTCAATAAAGTTGACCAGTAGATTAGACCAgtgatatataatataaaatttaaattatcaccTTCTTGAATCAAAGAATAGATGTTGATCTTCAAGAATTATTATTTTACATTAACTGCattaagaagaagatgatgatcatAAGCTACGTAGTTGGGATTATATCACTTTGTCTAAAGATAGAGATGTTCATGAGAAAAAGTATAGAGCTAAGAGGATTGTTCCTCTCTTAAATAAAGAATCTTTTTTATGACTTTGAGGTGTGAGATTCCTAGGTGTGGAAGTGTAAGCTGATCAGATATCTTAAGAAGGGTTTAGGCTTATTATTGTTAACCAAATGGACATCCGAGTGTGTGATATCTATGGGTTACTAAATATCTTTTAATATATGACCAACATATATCAATGTAGATCTTATAATGTTTTTTTTACTATGTCTCTCGTCTTGAAACTATTCActatttttctcatttttctaTTGTTATTTAGTTCTTCGAATTAGTGTTATGTAACAAAAGTTAAtaagatatatgtttatgacacTTTAGGTGTTCGATTGAAGAAGGTGATGAGCTAGGCAAAGAAGTGTGTAATAATGGAAAATCATTATATGGTTGTTTATTCTCCTAATCGATATCCTTGTTGTATGGAGGATTTGCTCTCatcaatttttctttttcttttttttatcgaaATAGGTTTGGGTTGAGGGTAATCAGGTGGAAAGTGACCTATCTATAGATGATGAGAATGCTCTTGATTTGGTACCAATTTTGGAAACTAAGGGTCCTTTTACTGTATTAGGGTGTATTTTTAAGAGATCTGATGAATCATTTTTTAGAGTAGGATGTCAAATTTTGATTCTAGATTAATGGAAGGAATCAATTATTTCTAAAGGTACTAACTAAAGAGTTTACTATGAAAGGGGATGATTTCATTTATTAAggtaatgtatatttatatatatttgaggGAGAAATTTTTCTTAATCatgcatatatattattttgattgatcATTAAATCATATATTAATTGAGGATTAGAGCATCTAAGGAATGCAAAATTATCATCTAATATTTGTCTCTATTATAATCTTCTATCATGCTTCTATAAGATAAGCTTCCGGCAAGAATACAAATTTTGGTATCTTCCGACAAGGATACAAATTTTGGATCGATATAATTGAAAAATCCTACaaacgagaggctttgtgagagcATCAACTAGTTGGTCAGAAAAATAGATATAAGAAATATGCATTTAATGCTTGATAACTTAATTTTTAATAAAGTGAAAACCGAGAACATGTGTTTCATGCGAGAGTAGGATATCGGTTTAGAATATAGATATATGAAaccaacattatcacaatatattataggagtggacTGTGAGGTGATATCAAGCTGATTGGTGACCCAATTAAGTTCTATAGCAATGATGGTGATGGCTCGATATTCAGTTTCAAAGATGAATCTTACTATTATATTCTATTACTTGGAACGGATCAAATTAGCTTCAAAAAAGATAATGTAGACTGATATAGATTTTCTATTATAAGTATTACTTGCCCAATCAGCATTAACAAGAGTATGAAGGTAAAGTGAtgaatgtttacgaagaaatctaTGATTGAGTCTCTTTAAGATATCGCATGATATATTTTAGTACATATTATTACACAATTGAGGGTCgatgcataaattatgataatttattgaataCAAATAAAATACATGAATGTGTAAGAGATAAATGCTACAAGGAACTAACTACTTATCATTATTGTATGAAATTCATAGTAGagctattattatatattttgagtGACTCAATAAAAAAGGATGGGATAATAATTTTGACATATTACGCTAAAGTCTTCATATCAAATCTTATCTTTGtcatttatttttgatatcataaaaaaaatcttatttaaaaaaataagttaTTAGAATATAAATTTTGAATCAACTCATATGCCTActtgatttaattttttaaaatatttaaaggttTTTCCTTTAAACCTTTAGAAATAGCATATTTGATACTATCAATCATATGTATTGCTccaaatatttagatttttagatttttcatgtATCCACTAATAGTAACGCCTGTCTATTAAACGTCGATTAGTAAGTACTAATCATAAATCTTAATATCTAAAAGACTTTTATAATTCTAATTGATcatttaacaattcatttttttccatcaaatcaaaaaataaatattctaAATATCACATAAAACGTACCCATGTATTATTCATGCAAACAGGATTAAGAGATTATGAGAGTTTGCGAACTCGTCCTAAATCCAATTGACAAGCATCCTGATTCAATTTAAATGAGTCGAATAGTCATCTAaatctaattgacaagcatcctaATTCAATTTAAATGAGTCGAATAGTCATCTAAATCCAATTGATAAGCATCCTAATTCAATTTAAATGAGTCGAATAGTCATCTAAATCCAATTGATAAGCATCCTAATTCAATTTAAATGAGTCGAatagtcatcaacaaaaaactaaTCAAATCAAACACTGCGTTATTGTACATAAACAACCATATCGCATGCAACCATCGCGCATCACTTGCGCATGGAAAGCACAGTCTCGGCTGATGCACGCATCCGAAGCACGCATGCAGACTTATTTATCATCACAGAGTACAACAGCATCTACATCGACGCCAACATCAGTCTACACCTCACCCGTCACTGCGTTGTCCTTCCAATACTGCATCACCTCCGCCAGCGCCTTGCAAGAAGACCCGTCTCTGCCTGCCACCGCCTGCGCTGCCGCTTGCTTCAGCTCCCCCGCCTTCTCCCTCGCCTTCTTCCCCGCCTCCCCCTCCATCAGCTCCCTCGCCACCTCCGCCACCTCCTCCCTACGCACCAGCCCGCTGCCGTCCGCTGCCGTCTTAGGCCGCAGCGCCACGCCCAGGCCGTCCGCCATCATCACGGCGTTCGTCCGCTGCTCCGCGTACAGCGGCCACGCGATGATAGGCACGCCGTGGACGAAGCTCTCCAGCAACGAGTTCCAGCCGCAGTGGGTGAGGAAGCCGCCGGTTGCGGCGTGGGCGAGCACCTCCACCTGGGGCACCCACAGCGGGACCACCAACCCCGCCCCCCGCGTCCGCTCCAGGAAACCCTCCGGCAGGTAGCGCAGCGGGTCGTCCGGCCCCTGCAGGTGGAAGAAGGCCCCGCTAGCCACCCGGTCGCTGGGGCACCGCACCACCCAGAGAAACCGCCGCCCGCTCGCCTCCAGCCCCCGCGCCAGCTCCTGTATCTGCTCCGTCGAGAGGGTCCCCCCGCTCCCGAACGAGACAAACAGCACCGACCCCGGCGGCTGCTCGTCCAGCCACCGCAGGCACTCCTTCCCCTTCGCGCCACCGTGGCTGCCGCGGTGTATCACCGGCCCGATTGCGTGGACGTTCGGCCGCCCCACCTCTGGCTCCGCCTCCTTGAGGGCCGCGTACGCCGCCGGCTCCAAGTCGACGAAGCTGTTCACGAGGATGCCGTCCACTTCCCTGATACGCCTGGCGATGTTCAGCATGCATCGGTAGGCGTCGTCGGTCCGGTCCTGCATCGGGTGCAGGAGGTCCTCCCCTCGGAGTGGGAAGCAGCCCGGGAGCACCACCGGTTCCGGCAGGTCCCTGTACTCGCACGACGTGGCCTGGTCCAGCGCAGGGAGATGCAGCAGGAGGGACAGCACCATGAAGCTGGTGGTGAAGAGAAGGTAGTGCGGCACCCCGAGCTCCTTTGCCACGGGGAGGGTCTCGCCGCAGAAGAGGTCGATGACGTAAGCGGCGAGGCGGGTGGTCCGCCGCAAGGAGCGGAGGACGTCGCGGACGTGGGGAACGGAGCGCTCCACCATGATGCTGAGGCGCGTCTCGACATGGGCATCAGGGGGGACGTCGTCGAGGGGGAGGGGGGGAAGGACGACGTAAGAGAAGCCGGAAGGGAGGGAGTCGAGGAAGGCGGTCTGGGCGTGGTCGGAGAAGTCGGAGAAGACGATGAAGGTGGCGGTGAAGCCGTGGCGGAGGACAAAGAGCTTGGCGAGCTCCGAGAGGGGGATGAGGTGGCCCATGCCGGGGCTGGGCATGACGGCTATGTGAGGCGGAGCTCTGCTGCCTCTCTCCATGGCTTCGATACCACCGTTTGTTCTCTGCGGTGGCTTTTTTATAGCAACTTGAGCTGAAAATTTTTATAGATATTTTAAAGAACCCGAAAAATCTTCGACTTTTATTctgaacaataataataataatattttttaaaaaaatataataattaattattaaaataataacttttaaatatgatttagttaatttttattataatataagttCCATGAAACCTAATCATGCTAagtactatttttatttttataagatttatgataattaattattaaaattaaagatATTTTAAATAGATATTGTGATCATCACTTTGTCACCTTCTATTAAACCAATCAAAACTTTTACAGAACAAACAGGACATGATCCTAAGAtgattagtattattttttagatCTTTTCAAGATTTTATAATAAGTAACTAActatcaaaatttatatttttttgaatctAAGTTCATCTTGTACAAATAAATTAAAAACATGACAAACACATTTAATAGATTGATTTACTGAGAAGACTTCAAAATCTTTATAGATATTTTAGCCTCCACtatttgttttgaattttgatattattttttttaaaaaaatataattattaattatttaaatttaagacCTTTTGAATTAATACGATGACTAAGTTCCATGAAACCTAATCAATTTTTACCCAAATTTTCACTGAACCATTAGACTATTTGTGTTTTTTTTAATTATCGAAATTAAGAagtttttgaatatatatatgtgatcGAGTGTAATTTAGTTGACTTTTGAATATGATTtagttaatttttattaaatcaactcaaatttttattaaatcatttggtgtaattaatatttttatttttacaagattttatgataattaatcatTTTAATTAAGGATTTTTTGAATTAGATATTGTCAGCTTCCATTAAATCAACCCAAATTTTCACATGATTTTAAGTAGATTAGTCTCATTTTTTTCCATCTTTTGAAGATTTTTATAGATAATTAGTTATCAAAATTTAGATCGTTTTGAATTGGTCGTATAACCAAGTTTAATTTAGTTCaactttaaaaaaaaacttaGTCAATTtcgataattaattttaattatgataattaatgaTATCGAGTATAAGGTAGTTCGATTTTAAACATATCTTAATAACTTAATTAAGTAGGATTTTGTTGAGTTCATCATGTATTTTGATTCGGGAGGCATATCAAAATAATTACTTATCCTTTTGCTAAAAGGCATGATTTGATTTGAGTCATGAGACATTCCGTAGTTTTctttaatcaaatcaaatcatttgCCTCACTCAATCAAGAAAGTAAAAGTGTAACAACATCTAGACATTATCATTCTTTAGACATTAGTGGCAATTGCAATGTGGAATGGTGTGTGAAACACATTGGATTCAGACCTATTTAATTTATCTTAATTGTACCATCAGAACAATGGTCACATCCAtgatttaaataatcattttgATATATTCAAATACACACGTGTGGCACAAATTTGCTTAGATTATTTAGCACTTTGAAAGGAGAGTTGTTTATGGTGTTACCTACCAACCATTGGCCTTAGTTGTCGATCTAAGCATCCATGAGTTGGCTTGTTTATTCCGATGCTAAGAACAGAATAACCTTTTGAAAAAAGGCAAGGAAAAGAATATGCTAATCtagtcttttatttttattattcttatgtcaccagaaatttataagaataataataataatgagtcACATCGATCGCATCTTAACTTTCATTATTTTGGACTTACAAGATTTTCAACCAGTGACTTAAGCTTAAAGAAATTAAAGTATTCCGTCGTAATAATTATAATAACTAGTTTAGAtacttatattattattaacttctatcaaTTGTAAGACAGTCATGATTAATACAGTAATGATGCAATGATACACAAATTATTAGAGTTGATATTAGAATAAAAGGAACATGATTTGACATGACATGTGGTATACAAGAATCCAAATAGAACCCAATTCAAATGTTCTAATGACAATGGTTAGATTTGTATGCTGTCGAGGTAGGAATATTTAAATAGGTCTACGTGTTTGATTGAAAAGATAAAAGGattatttatattcatcaaaaatAATGATATGAATATGTGTTTGAAAATCTTATGAATATTGTGATAAGATGATGGAAGATAATTAATATTGATAACAGAAATAAAAACTACGAATAAAGATTAAATATGtttaattatacatatatatatatatatatatatatatatatatatatattccaatgaTTAAAAGAATATATGTAATTGAATTAGGATAATATAAAGTTATCGAATATGACAATGGAAGCGATTCGAGTTGCTCTAATACAAAGGAGTTTGGAGTCGAATAGAATGAAATTGATGGATACCACTacatgtcgtcgtcgtcgtcgaatcAGCATACGCTACCACCTCCACTTGGGGGGTGAAGCTAAGTGAACGGAACCCTAAAGCTGCTTGCATATTCCGTCTCCTATCACGCGGCCACGGTGGGGTGGTAGAATTCGTGTTCATGATGTGTGGAGAAAATAATGTCGAACCCACCGTCGTGGCTTAAGTCCCGCCTCAATTTGTGTGCAGCTTGCCTCGATAGTTGACTTGTCTTACGTTGACTCAACGCCGTCGAGCGCTCACAATCGATCTCTCGTCACCATGACCAGCTTCATGAGTTCATTCGTGCAGCATTGCATGGTTACCTTCGAGCTTGCAATCCACTCAACAGATGGTTGGTACGTTGGGTGGTCGGTCACTGGCAGCGTGGAGACACGCAAACGAAGAGCCTTCTTTACGAGAACTGCTGCTCCACGCAACCAAGTCCTTACTGGACGCACTTCTGATCCCATGGAGGAGAGGGTGAGAGTGCAGGCAGCCAtggaagcaggaggaggaggaggagaagggcgtGTATGGGATTGTGGAAGCCCTCTGTACGACTCCTTTGAGTTGGCTTCCTTTTCCCACGTCCTCGATCGACATACCATGGTTCTGCCGACCGAGCTCCAGGGGAAGAGGATGACGATGGTGGCGTGGAGAGAGAACaacgagaggaggaagaagaacaagaagaaggctAAGAAGATCATCCAGAGGGGTTTGAGAGCCATCTACAGCCGCATTGCTTTCTGGAGAAAACCATGAACTTTTGTGTGTGTAAAACCAAAATTAAATCCTATGTAGTTAGTAAAAAGAgagataatttatttattaatgtgATGAATGATGATTCTTTATCgatcataaattatttatttattttaatatatatgatTCGTGATGCGTTATCGACGTCTATGTAAGTGTATAATCATGTAACACAAAAGATCTGAGTGTTATAGTTTTCATATTCGACTTGTAGTAATTTTCATGTTCTTCGTGAGACTGTATATTTTTAGTTGAACGCGTACCCAATGaagatgcaatatatatatatatatatatatagtcttctTAAACGATTCAGAGGTGGAAGATATATATATGCTGATTCATTTGATTTGTGCACAAATATTGTCCTCTTAGAGTCAATATCCATATCTCCTTCTTGTCTGTTTCTTTTTGGCCTTCTACTGAGGGAACTGTTATTGGTACTCTTTTTGATGTGTTTCCTACATGCATATGGCCATGGAATGATAGAAACATTGCCTCAGAAAAGAGAGAGATTTGGAACTCAAAAAGGATTATGATGCATTTGGTCTGATATGCTAACACAGGAAGAAATATGCTCCAATGCATAGAGTTGGATAACAAACTCAGGTCAGACACCATTTTACTTCCTTTTGTTACTTTGTTGTTCAGCGGATTTTTAGGTGGATTAGTTCTACTCTTCATTCGTTTCCAGTGAATGAAGTCAGGACCAAAAGAGAACAAAGGAGCTAAGAACAATAAGATTAGTCATAGATTAAGTTAGACAGAGATTCAGGcatcaattatgtaataaaaactgGCATCTCTCCAATCTTGCCCTACTCAtagtatcatatatgatgaaTAGGCTTGTTCAAATTCATGATAGAAGTATCTGCAAGAAGTAAAGCAGGGGAAAACTGACATCAGAAAACTTCAACTTGCAGCATTAAGATAAAAAGAGCAATTTGATGTTGATTTTTCAACAGTGTCAGGTACATGATCAGCCCAACCATTGCTTATATTCAGATTCAATGAACTCATCATGGGCAAGGAAATATCAAATCAATTCCAAGTCTGTTTCCAAGCCTACTGTGGCAAAAAGTATCATTTGAAAGCAGCTCAGGTCTTTCATTTTGTTTGTAGTACAACTATCAGAAAAATACTAGTAGAATCAATCACAGGCCACACAGTCTCTTACTGCTCATAAGACAATGtccagagaaggaaaaaaaataatatactgAAGTTAGGCCACAAGCTTCCACAGTGATGTCAGGTCTCCAGGTATAGTAATGCAGCAAAAGAATAGAAGGCTGATGACAAAGCTAGATTTGTTTAATACACCACAGTTTTTTCATCCATCAGCAGTTGAGGTTTGTAAAAGCCTCTAACAGCATAATGATATGGATCATACAAGTCACAATAAgtaaaaaagaatagaaaatataaaGCTTGTGATAAGACTAAAACTCTTCCTTAAATATACAGCAGTTTTCTTCATTACTAGCAGTTGAGTTTTCTAAAAGCTTCCAACAGCATAATTACATGGATCATACTAGTCGAAAgaaataaaaattcaaaattaGGATGGTCATAGGAATCGCCACCCAAAAGTTCGTGGGTCTCAGGCATCATCCCCCAAGTCGTAAGCTGCCTAATTCAATTAATTTGTAAGGTTAGCAGTAGCTTTGGgctgataataataaaaatatgccAAAACTACATACTAATGGAATAATAATCAGCTTGCTGCCACTGCATCTGTTGTTGGACTGGTGTCCATAAGCTGGCGAAGTTTCCCATTGGACTTGTCACTTTTCTCATCATCTTGCTTTTCACTTAGACTGCTCGAGCTTTGTTTGTCTATCATTGACAAGAAATTCTCAACGACAACAGATGGGGCACTATCAGTTTCCATTTTATCAGGAGATGATTCTTCTGCATGGACCGATCGCGCATTCAGTTTCTCCTGTACATAAAGATACATAAAACCAATTGGTTGATTCACTCCAGAAGGATATATCCATAGTTTATATTATTTCTAAATTTCACATTGCATATATCCTCAAGCACAGTGGTCAAGTCATTATGCACCATTTTACTGCTTTAAGTGTGCAATTATCTTCATTGTAGTGATTACTGGCAGAACCAATCATATAGGTCTGCAATCCATCAATAAAAGCCTGGCAACAATAGAATAAACTACTAGCTGAATATAGATGTACCAATAAAGCAGCATTCTCGAGTCTCAGTGTCTCCGAGCTTTCAGTTACTTGACTAATTTTAGATATGAGAGTCCTGTTCTCAGCACTCAAAGCCTCAACTTTTTTAGCAAGTTCTTCATTTTCTGCCTGAAATGCAAATTACTGAAATTTCAGTGACAAAAGAGGAAGATTACAGAAAAATAAGAAGACAAGACACATCAAATATGGGTAAAAAATTCCATCCTAGAATACCTGTTTTCTCAACCTTGACCTTCTAGCAGATTCTCTGTTGGACTGTTTCCTCCTCTCCCGTTTCAGTGACCGCTCATCCTGAAGAAAATCAAATTTAGTTAAGAAAGAAGATATATCAGGAAAAATCAGCCAGATACTCAAAGAAGCAAGGCATCGACCTAATGACATATAGCAGTGAATTGTTTGACAATAGATGCTGCTACATCCCAAAGCATACTTTATCCAGCTcataaatctatgatattaacttGGAGAAGTGACATGGTCTGCAATTTATATTTGTAAAGTCAaagaaggtatcatatccatgacaTTCTAGACCCATGATATGGTGATACTATACTTTTAGAGACCcacaaaccaaccacaaaggcatCCAAGTCAGCTTTAATGTGGAGACAATCAGTTGGGAAACATCACCACGGCTATGGGGTTGAGGCAGGGGGTTATTTCGGTGATGATCTATACCATTACTATATGAAAGGGACAATGGGCTGCCAGCCAAATTTGGATCACAAATGTGAGAAACAGAAACCTACTGCTGCCTGTTACAGGTAAAAAGGACATACCCAGTGCACGAGGCTTCCGCCAGCGCGGGATatggggagggtcaatgtataCAGCCttacatttaaatatttaaagaaactgtcacctttaaatatttaaagatggtCAATGAGGCTGCCTATTATAGGTCTAAGATATAAAAGCAGATGTTAAACAAAATAGTCAAGAAAAGAAGAACAATATCTTTGCATCAGTAATTGTCATGGTTAAATAATTTGTATCGGCAACTGGTTATTAGCAACTTTTTCAATGAAAAGCAAAAGACAGGAGATAGGAGACAAAACATCTTCAGAGTTCACATGCCTGCGTCCAGAGTTCAGAAGGCACACTATTACAACCAGGCACTAAAGCAATTGTTGGCGGGCGGCCAGGGGTGTCAATAGTTTTCACTGACATCATCTGTGCTTGACAAGGTGAAGGTACATTAATGACTGGATTTCCTGCAATTTTTGCATGTGCCACAGTAACCCCTGAAGACAATTTTGAGGATGAACTTCTTTCCCCACCCTGAGCAGGATCAGAATTTGACTCGACCTTTCTATCATCTGCAAAGATTCACAAAGACCACTTCATAATGTCTGCTATGTGATTTCACGATAAAGAATAGTGATTTGTATCATATAATAGGCCTTAACagtgaaaaagaactacaaagttTTCAATTTGTCTGATCATTGACAATCCAACCACAATTCACAGACTTGGTACTCTAACCAATTAATcataaatttattgaatatgTTCCAAAGAAATATTATTTGTACGAATAGGAAATCAAATGGGTTCAGGCAGACTGGATGGAGTTGTTTAATTTTATTCTAGAGATAGATTATGCTATATGGTAACCTTGTATAGCAATACCTGAGGATTGTATATCTTCAGAACTGCGCTTTCTTTGATCCTTGGATCCCTAATGCAGGACAGGTATTCCAATTAAAAGTGGTTCGGTGTAAACCAAAGAAATTGATGAAGAAATACTTTTGAAAGCAACAATAAAGGGGAAAAAATTATTCAAGGGCATTACTCCTGCTGAATTACTTCCATCGCTTCCATTACTTGAGCCAGCTGCACTATTATACCCACTGTACATATAACAATAGATATAAACAGACCTTTGTAACAATAAATATACTAATAGAAATTTATTGAATGAAATG is a window from the Musa acuminata AAA Group cultivar baxijiao chromosome BXJ2-1, Cavendish_Baxijiao_AAA, whole genome shotgun sequence genome containing:
- the LOC103972720 gene encoding hydroquinone glucosyltransferase-like, coding for MERGSRAPPHIAVMPSPGMGHLIPLSELAKLFVLRHGFTATFIVFSDFSDHAQTAFLDSLPSGFSYVVLPPLPLDDVPPDAHVETRLSIMVERSVPHVRDVLRSLRRTTRLAAYVIDLFCGETLPVAKELGVPHYLLFTTSFMVLSLLLHLPALDQATSCEYRDLPEPVVLPGCFPLRGEDLLHPMQDRTDDAYRCMLNIARRIREVDGILVNSFVDLEPAAYAALKEAEPEVGRPNVHAIGPVIHRGSHGGAKGKECLRWLDEQPPGSVLFVSFGSGGTLSTEQIQELARGLEASGRRFLWVVRCPSDRVASGAFFHLQGPDDPLRYLPEGFLERTRGAGLVVPLWVPQVEVLAHAATGGFLTHCGWNSLLESFVHGVPIIAWPLYAEQRTNAVMMADGLGVALRPKTAADGSGLVRREEVAEVARELMEGEAGKKAREKAGELKQAAAQAVAGRDGSSCKALAEVMQYWKDNAVTGEV
- the LOC103972809 gene encoding G-box-binding factor 3 isoform X2; its protein translation is MGNNEATTPSKSEKPYSPVQEQPAVHPYPDWAAMQAYYGPGVMPPPYFGTSVVPGHAPHPYMWAPQPFIPHFGSPYAGMYPHGVYPHSSLPPGTHGHYPGLAPSSAATKAVVMATPLSIEMPDKASGSRDKGVMTKLKRFDGLTVSVDSRSTNNAAGAYGNELSQSGYNSAAGSSNGSDGSNSAGGSKDQRKRSSEDIQSSDDRKVESNSDPAQGGERSSSSKLSSGVTVAHAKIAGNPVINVPSPCQAQMMSVKTIDTPGRPPTIALVPGCNSVPSELWTQDERSLKRERRKQSNRESARRSRLRKQAENEELAKKVEALSAENRTLISKISQVTESSETLRLENAALLEKLNARSVHAEESSPDKMETDSAPSVVVENFLSMIDKQSSSSLSEKQDDEKSDKSNGKLRQLMDTSPTTDAVAAS
- the LOC103972809 gene encoding G-box-binding factor 3 isoform X1, producing MGNNEATTPSKSEKPYSPVQLQEQPAVHPYPDWAAMQAYYGPGVMPPPYFGTSVVPGHAPHPYMWAPQPFIPHFGSPYAGMYPHGVYPHSSLPPGTHGHYPGLAPSSAATKAVVMATPLSIEMPDKASGSRDKGVMTKLKRFDGLTVSVDSRSTNNAAGAYGNELSQSGYNSAAGSSNGSDGSNSAGGSKDQRKRSSEDIQSSDDRKVESNSDPAQGGERSSSSKLSSGVTVAHAKIAGNPVINVPSPCQAQMMSVKTIDTPGRPPTIALVPGCNSVPSELWTQDERSLKRERRKQSNRESARRSRLRKQAENEELAKKVEALSAENRTLISKISQVTESSETLRLENAALLEKLNARSVHAEESSPDKMETDSAPSVVVENFLSMIDKQSSSSLSEKQDDEKSDKSNGKLRQLMDTSPTTDAVAAS
- the LOC103972809 gene encoding transcriptional activator TAF-1 isoform X3, producing MYPHGVYPHSSLPPGTHGHYPGLAPSSAATKAVVMATPLSIEMPDKASGSRDKGVMTKLKRFDGLTVSVDSRSTNNAAGAYGNELSQSGYNSAAGSSNGSDGSNSAGGSKDQRKRSSEDIQSSDDRKVESNSDPAQGGERSSSSKLSSGVTVAHAKIAGNPVINVPSPCQAQMMSVKTIDTPGRPPTIALVPGCNSVPSELWTQDERSLKRERRKQSNRESARRSRLRKQAENEELAKKVEALSAENRTLISKISQVTESSETLRLENAALLEKLNARSVHAEESSPDKMETDSAPSVVVENFLSMIDKQSSSSLSEKQDDEKSDKSNGKLRQLMDTSPTTDAVAAS